One window of the Diachasmimorpha longicaudata isolate KC_UGA_2023 chromosome 9, iyDiaLong2, whole genome shotgun sequence genome contains the following:
- the LOC135165733 gene encoding uncharacterized protein LOC135165733 isoform X3 → MSKAALVMQKTQLVQRAIFFTLFNPRPNRTGYAAVRCDTNFDLSGSNYITIKCRGQGTNWKYKMLLRHKGLDKNAVVYGQVFTAPENEFATIKLPLAEFRPYYRGQERPLEENPLDTSAITNIGLKVDMGPYLPENQPGVAALEIDWIKATK, encoded by the exons ATGTCCAAAGCAGCTCTGGTCATGCAGAAGACGCAATTAGTTCAAAGGGCAATATTCTTCACTCTGTTCAATCCCAGACCGAATAGGACAGGATACGCTGCTGTCAGATGTGACACGAATTTCGATCTTTCCGGGTCTAATTACATAACTATCAAGTGTAGAGGACAGGGAACCAATTGGAAATACAAAATGTTACTCAGGCACAAGGGGCTCGACAAGAATGCCGTTGTTTATGGCCAAGTATTCACG GCAcctgaaaatgaatttgcaaCCATAAAACTACCCCTCGCTGAATTCAGGCCCTACTACAGGGGGCAAGAGAGGCCCCTGGAGGAAAACCCCCTGGACACATCTGCCATAACGAATATTGGTCTGAAAGTGGACATGGGACCTTACTTACCCGAGAACCAACCAGGTGTGGCTGCATTGGAAATTGACTGGATCAAAGCCACCAAATGA
- the LOC135165733 gene encoding uncharacterized protein LOC135165733 isoform X2, with protein sequence MNRTSQTLFDFTRTDQLGSWTECSDTVKTTGMSKAALVMQKTQLVQRAIFFTLFNPRPNRTGYAAVRCDTNFDLSGSNYITIKCRGQGTNWKYKMLLRHKGLDKNAVVYGQVFTAPENEFATIKLPLAEFRPYYRGQERPLEENPLDTSAITNIGLKVDMGPYLPENQPGVAALEIDWIKATK encoded by the exons ATGAACAG AACGTCTCAAACTCTGTTTGACTTCACGAGAACTGATCAATTGGGGAGCTGGACGGAATGCTCGGACACGGTGAAGACAACAGGAATGTCCAAAGCAGCTCTGGTCATGCAGAAGACGCAATTAGTTCAAAGGGCAATATTCTTCACTCTGTTCAATCCCAGACCGAATAGGACAGGATACGCTGCTGTCAGATGTGACACGAATTTCGATCTTTCCGGGTCTAATTACATAACTATCAAGTGTAGAGGACAGGGAACCAATTGGAAATACAAAATGTTACTCAGGCACAAGGGGCTCGACAAGAATGCCGTTGTTTATGGCCAAGTATTCACG GCAcctgaaaatgaatttgcaaCCATAAAACTACCCCTCGCTGAATTCAGGCCCTACTACAGGGGGCAAGAGAGGCCCCTGGAGGAAAACCCCCTGGACACATCTGCCATAACGAATATTGGTCTGAAAGTGGACATGGGACCTTACTTACCCGAGAACCAACCAGGTGTGGCTGCATTGGAAATTGACTGGATCAAAGCCACCAAATGA
- the LOC135165742 gene encoding DNA-(apurinic or apyrimidinic site) endonuclease — translation MGNSLGSSRLISLIKRKSALERLTLRVPKQLPVSVHRQLSPVVRVTALIPYNMPPSKVRVAKAAASSKSKPEVENPSNDEGDSDVAEPVMESKKSGPKSKKKAPAKENGSEERPKSTRGRKKVEPQEEEEELPEPPKASGRGKKKVEIQEEEEDVLQIPKPTGRGKKKAEAQEEEEEELAEPAKSSGRGKKKAVPSEEPAEDAEPKKTRGKKKEASVEDMETEEAPKKSSRGKKKTEADNEDQGETKPKPKGKRKAGSAEPAPPETDNKSPKRRRKASEEPEVVSEVAVKRVRKTKADVAEEAVVPEEETEEKTTGKRARNAATKAPKGDEDEEKPVKRGRVARIKEKTTRAKKGESGDDDEEPAAKKSKPEEKKRTNKVDTNLNEVDFECKKTNAKGEISNLKIAAWNVGGIRSITDKKGLNYCLKEDPDIIVLQETKCREGDLPGAWNIPGYKRYCADSHKAGYAGVALFTKKEPLDVKMTMDGSPCNDEGRIITAEFENFYVVAVYVPNAGRGLVTLDKKLQWNESFKNYMTKLDEKKPVIVCGDMNVAHAEIDLANPKTNTKHAGFTKEEREGMTDFLGAGFVDTFRHLYPDQTGAYTFWSYMSDSRSRNVGWRLDYFIVSERIKDNICDNVIRNKVFGSDHCPIVLFANL, via the exons ATGGGCAATTCCCTCGGCTCAAGTCGTTTAATATCCCTGATCAAGCGAAAATCCGCCCTCGAGCGATTGACTTTGCGAGTGCCAAAACAATTACCCGTATCCGTGCACCGGCAGCTATCTCCAGTCGTCAGAGTAACGGCTCTGATCCCCTACAACATGCCACCGAGTAAAGTGCGCGTGGCAAAG GCTGCTGCGTCATCAAAATCAAAGCCAGAGGTTGAAAATCCCTCGAACGACGAAGGGGACAGTGACGTAGCTGAACCGGTGATGGAGTCGAAGAAGTCCGGACCCAAAAGTAAGAAAAAGGCACCAGCAAAGGAGAATGGGAGTGAAGAAAGGCCGAAGTCGACACGGGGTCGTAAGAAGGTGGAGCCTcaggaggaggaagaggagctGCCAGAGCCTCCAAAGGCGTCAGGTCGGGGTAAGAAGAAGGTAGAGATTcaggaggaggaagaggacgTGCTACAGATTCCAAAGCCAACAGGTCGAGGTAAAAAGAAGGCAGAGGCTCAGgaagaggaagaggaagaGCTGGCAGAGCCTGCGAAGTCATCAGGTCGAGGTAAAAAGAAGGCAGTGCCTTCTGAGGAGCCGGCAGAGGATGCAGAGCCCAAAAAAACCCGAGGCAAGAAGAAAGAGGCTTCCGTGGAGGACATGGAGACAGAGGAGGCCCCGAAGAAGTCATCTCGAGGCAAAAAGAAGACTGAGGCTGATAATGAAGATCAGGGAGAGACCAAGCCCAAGCCCAAGGGGAAGAGAAAGGCTGGATCTGCGGAGCCAGCACCACCAGAGACAGATAACAAATCTCCCAAGAGGCGAAGGAAGGCGTCTGAGGAGCCTGAAGTAGTGTCTGAGGTGGCAGTCAAACGTGTCAGAAAAACTAAGGCAGATGTTGCTGAGGAGGCAGTAGTTCCTGAAGAGGAGACAGAGGAGAAGACGACAGGCAAGAGGGCAAGGAACGCAGCGACAAAGGCTCCAAAGGGCGATGAGGATGAGGAAAAACCAGTCAAACGAGGACGAGTAGCGAGGATAAAGGAGAAGACGACAAGGGCCAAAAAGGGGGAGTCTGGGGACGATGACGAAGAGCCAGCAGCTAAGAAATCAAAACCAGAGGAAAAGAAGAGGACCAACAAGGTGGATACTAACCTGAATGAGGTGGACTTCGAATGTAAGAAGACCAATGCCAAAGGAGAGATTTCCAACCTGAAGATCGCCGCCTGGAATGTCGGGGGCATCAGGTCCATTACAGATAAAAAAGGGCTCAACTACTGTCTCAAGGAAGACCCTGATATTATCGTTCTGCAGGAGACCAAGTGCAGGGAGGGAGATTTACCTGGGGCTTGGAATATTCCAGGGTACAAAAGGTACTGCGCTGATAGTCATAAAGCTGGATATGCTGGGGTCGCTCTATTCACGAAGAAAGAACCCCTTGATGTCAAGATGACTATGGATGGTTCACCATGCAATGACGAGGGGAGGATTATTACAGCTGAGTTCGAGAATTTTTATGTCGTTGCTGTCTATGTTCCCAATGCTGGCAGGGGACTAGTCACATTAGATAAGAAGCTCCAGTGGAATGAGTCGTTCAAGAATTACATGACAAAGCTGGATGAGAAAAAACCAGTGATTGTTTGTGGGGACATGAACGTCGCTCATGCGGAAATTGATCTCGCTAATCCAAAGACAAATACCAAACACGCTGGGTTTACCAAGGAGGAACGAGAGGGAATGACTGATTTCTTGGGAGCTGGGTTTGTCGATACATTCCGACACTTGTATCCTGACCAGACTGGGGCTTATACATTCTGGTCGTACATGTCTGACTCCAGGAGCAGAAATGTCGGATGGAGGCTGGATTATTTCATCGTTTCAGAGAGAATCAAGGATAATATCTGTGACAATGTCATCAGGAATAAAGTCTTTGGGAGTGATCATTGCCCTATTGTACTTTTTGCCAATTTGTAA
- the LOC135165735 gene encoding DNA-directed RNA polymerase I subunit RPA12, with protein sequence MALDGERVCFNTPAGFCSDCGSILPLLGDTGAVKCYACGRSWGPEVFGDMAMTYILPMTDLNAYEDTMVKKEKDKEEEAEGPVVDRKCSQCGNDKMSYATLQLRSADEGQTVFYTCTKCKFKETENS encoded by the exons atggCACTCGACGGGGAGAGAGTTTGTTTCAACACTCCGGCCGGGTTTTGTTCGGACTGTGGGTCGATCCTGCCACTCCTTGGAGACACAGGAGCTGTGAAATGTTACGCGTGTGGAAGAAGTTGGGGACCTGAGG TTTTTGGAGATATGGCTATGACTTACATACTCCCAATGACTGATCTCAACGCCTATGAGGACACAATGGTGAAAAAGGAGAAAGATAAGGAGGAAGAGGCTGAGGGCCCAGTGGTCGATAGAAAGTGCTCTCAATGTGGTAACGATAAAATGAGTTACGCCACTCTTCAACTGAGATCAGCTGATGAAGGCCAGACGGTGTTCTACACCTGTACCAAGTGCAA ATTCAAAGAAACGGAAAATTCTTGA
- the LOC135165733 gene encoding uncharacterized protein LOC135165733 isoform X1 codes for MVASANGTSQTLFDFTRTDQLGSWTECSDTVKTTGMSKAALVMQKTQLVQRAIFFTLFNPRPNRTGYAAVRCDTNFDLSGSNYITIKCRGQGTNWKYKMLLRHKGLDKNAVVYGQVFTAPENEFATIKLPLAEFRPYYRGQERPLEENPLDTSAITNIGLKVDMGPYLPENQPGVAALEIDWIKATK; via the exons ATGGTAGCTTCGGCGAATGG AACGTCTCAAACTCTGTTTGACTTCACGAGAACTGATCAATTGGGGAGCTGGACGGAATGCTCGGACACGGTGAAGACAACAGGAATGTCCAAAGCAGCTCTGGTCATGCAGAAGACGCAATTAGTTCAAAGGGCAATATTCTTCACTCTGTTCAATCCCAGACCGAATAGGACAGGATACGCTGCTGTCAGATGTGACACGAATTTCGATCTTTCCGGGTCTAATTACATAACTATCAAGTGTAGAGGACAGGGAACCAATTGGAAATACAAAATGTTACTCAGGCACAAGGGGCTCGACAAGAATGCCGTTGTTTATGGCCAAGTATTCACG GCAcctgaaaatgaatttgcaaCCATAAAACTACCCCTCGCTGAATTCAGGCCCTACTACAGGGGGCAAGAGAGGCCCCTGGAGGAAAACCCCCTGGACACATCTGCCATAACGAATATTGGTCTGAAAGTGGACATGGGACCTTACTTACCCGAGAACCAACCAGGTGTGGCTGCATTGGAAATTGACTGGATCAAAGCCACCAAATGA
- the Bet3 gene encoding trafficking protein particle complex subunit 3 — translation MSRPGTRLDSKKVNSELFTLTYGALVAQLLKDYENVDDVNKQLERMGYNMGIRLIEDFLARTGSGRCYDFRDTAEKIQSGFKIFLGITPTITNWSAAGDEFSLCFESNPLTEFVELPDNCLSLKYCNILTGVLRGACEMVQMEVSSWFVQDQLKNDSITELRVKFIKRLEDAIPAGED, via the exons ATGTCACGACCAGGAACAAGACTTGATTCTAAGAAAGTG AACTCAGAATTATTTACATTAACTTATGGAGCCCTGGTGGCACAACTCCTGAAAGACTATGAGAACGTCGACGACGTGAACAAGCAGCTGGAGAGAATGGGGTATAACATGGGGATTCGTCTCATTGAGGATTTCTTGGCGAGGACGGGGTCAGGACGTTGCTACGATTTTCGTGACACTGCTGAGAAGATTCAGTCAGGCTTCAAGATATTCCTGGGAATAACCCCAACCATCACAAATTGGAGTGCAGCTGGTGATGAATTCTCTCTCTGCTTTGAGTCCAATCCTCTGACTGAATTCGTGGAGCTACCTGACAACTGTCTGAGTCTCAAATACTGTAATATTCTGACGGGTGTGCTAAGGGGCGCCTGTGAGATGGTGCAGATGGAGGTCTCCTCCTGGTTTGTTCAGGATCAACTCAAGAACGACAGTATAACTGAACTCAGGGTGAAGTTCATTAAGAGATTGGAAGATGCCATCCCAGCTGGAGAAGATTAA
- the LOC135165744 gene encoding all trans-polyprenyl-diphosphate synthase PDSS2, with amino-acid sequence MSINSSALTIVRRANALSALLRDRNLVLRGIQRGYPPQKYDDEIRSWRCYATKVATNQKPDWNRAVSEAEKIVGYPTSFLSLRWLLSDEIANVALHLRKLVGSNHPLLKTAKSLIYNGRNNMQAWGLIVLLISKAGGHLNVDDMEEDKAAGVLHSQRALAEVTEMIRTSHLVHKGLVNIQSGVFPDPAEHNDMTFGNKIALLSGDYLLGNSCAELAALRNQDLVELMSSAVRDLAEAEFLGRRDSQNNALPHVPPEDRTGYAVREWTLQNVMSAGSLLGKSCQGTLKLAGHSEDLQMQGYNFGKHLALAWQACLDLSPFTGKEDPASPFNLCSAPVMFHIEHDPSILFEIDKGLQSVQNVDYAKVYDSVIKGPGVELTKQLQKDHSQQAMEVLSVFEESDARTALSNIIAAMGDF; translated from the exons ATGTCCATCAACAGCTCAGCGTTGACAATTGTCCGGAGAGCAAATGCACTTTCTGCTCTTCTTCGTGACAGGAATCTGGTGCTCCGGGGCATCCAGAGGGGTTACCCACCTCAGAAGTATGACGATGAGATCAGAAGTTGGAGATGCTATGCCACCAAAGTGGCCACCAATCAGAAACCCGACTGGAACAGAGCTGTGTCGGAAGCTGAGAAAATTGTGGGttatccaacatcgtttttgaGTCTACGGTGGCTTCTCAGCGATGAAATTGCCAATGTTGCCCTACATCTGCGAAAACTGGTTGGATCCAATCATCCACTATTGAAGACAGCAAA AAGCCTAATTTACAATGGAAGGAACAATATGCAGGCGTGGGGACTGATAGTCCTCCTGATCTCCAAGGCCGGTGGCCACCTGAATGTCGATGATATGGAGGAGGACAAGGCAGCAGGAGTGCTTCACAGTCAGAGAGCACTGGCTGAAGTCACTGAAATGATTCGTACGAGTCATTTAGTTCACAAGGGACTTGTCAATATCCAGTCCGGGGTCTTCCCGGACCCTGCTGAGCACAATGACATGACTTTTGGGAATAAAATTGCACTTCTGAGTGGAGACTACCTCCTGGGGAACAGCTGTGCTGAGCTCGCAGCACTCAGAAACCAAGAC TTAGTTGAATTAATGTCAAGTGCAGTTCGAGATCTGGCCGAAGCGGAATTTCTTGGTCGTCGGGACAGTCAGAATAATGCACTTCCACACGTACCTCCGGAGGATCGAACTGGGTATGCTGTGAGAGAGTGGACTCTTCAGAATGTCATGAGTGCGGGCTCACTCCTTGGAAAGTCGTGTCAAGGTACTCTGAAGCTCGCTGGACATAGCGAAGATTTGCAAATGCAGGGATACAATTTTGGAAAGCACTTGGCTCTTGCTTGGCAG gcATGTCTCGACTTGAGTCCATTCACTGGCAAGGAGGACCCAGCATCTCCATTTAATCTCTGTTCAGCCCCAGTGATGTTCCACATCGAGCACGATCCCTCGATTCTCTTCGAGATCGATAAAGGTCTACAATCCGTCCAGAACGTTGATTATGCGAAG GTGTACGACAGTGTCATCAAGGGCCCAGGTGTCGAGCTGACGAAGCAGTTACAGAAGGACCACTCACAACAAGCAATGGAAGTCTTGAGTGTCTTCGAGGAGAGTGATGCCAGGACTGCGTTATCGAATATTATCGCAGCCATGGGTGACTTTTAG
- the LOC135165732 gene encoding uncharacterized protein LOC135165732 yields the protein MIGPLPPQLKMRISKILATSMMMTVLAQSTSAQNITLFDFTKADNVHQWSEISDTVRTVGMSKAALTLQKTQVFQRGVFFTLLNPQPNGAGFAGVRAPTNWNLTDYRNIEIKCRGQGANSHYKVVLRHKGLSQNDEISYEQFFTVPLLMEEFSTISLPLVDFKPYFRGREKPDAEPLDTSRITMFGLQVYGGVYSTFKQKGVSSLEVETIVATT from the exons ATGATTGGACCGCTCCCTCctcaattaaaaatgagaatttcgaaaattttggCAACTTCCATGATGATGACTGTCCTGGCTCAATCTACATCAGC GCAAAACATAACGCTATTTGATTTCACAAAAGCGGATAACGTGCACCAGTGGAGTGAGATATCGGATACAGTGAGGACAGTGGGAATGTCGAAGGCTGCGTTAACACTTCAAAAGACTCAAGTATTTCAAAGAGGTGTTTTCTTTACACTTTTGAACCCACAGCCAAATGGAGCTGGTTTTGCTGGTGTGAGAGCTCCCACGAACTGGAATTTGACGGACTATCGTAATATCGAGATCAAGTGTCGAGGACAAGGTGCCAATAGCCATTATAAAGTCGTATTGAGGCACAAGGGACTCAGCCAAAATGACGAGATCTCTTACGAGCAATTTTTTAcg GTTCCACTGTTGATGGAGGAATTTTCGACGATAAGTCTTCCTCTCGTTGACTTTAAACCCTATTTCCGGGGGCGTGAAAAACCAGACGCAGAGCCTCTGGATACATCGAGGATAACAATGTTTGGACTTCAAGTTTACGGTGGTGTTTACTCGACATTTAAACAGAAGGGAGTGTCATCACTTGAAGTTGAGACAATTGTTGCAACAACGTAG